In the Solanum pennellii chromosome 5, SPENNV200 genome, one interval contains:
- the LOC107020348 gene encoding thioredoxin F1, chloroplastic-like → MALQVQVNQVPLKSSMAPVPAQSASSSWRFNKQSVVCVAGDYGFSSRVLRNRGLSLRVKCSSSDATVTTTTVTVGQVTEVCKDTFWPIVEAAGEKTVVVDMYTQWCGPCKVIAPKFQELSKKYNDVVFLKLDCNQDNRPLAKELGIKVVPTFKILKNNKIVKEVTGAKLDDLVAAIEGVRSS, encoded by the exons ATGGCGTTACAAGTTCAAGTAAATCAGGTACCATTGAAGTCATCAATGGCGCCGGTGCCGGCGCAGTCAGCATCTTCTTCGTGGAGGTTCAACAAACAGTCAGTGGTATGCGTTGCAGGAGATTATGGCTTCTCGTCTAGGGTTTTGAGGAACAGAGGATTGAGCTTGAGGGTGAAGTGTAGTAGCTCAGATGCTACTGTTACTACTACGACTGTGACGGTGGGACAGGTGACGGAAGTTTGTAAGGATACCTTTTGGCCGATTGTTGAAGCCGCCGGTGAAAAAACAGTCGTAGTTGACATGTATACACAGTG GTGTGGTCCTTGTAAAGTGATTGCTCCAAAGTTTCAAGAGCTATCAAAGAAATATAACGATGTGGTCTTTCTGAAGCTGGACTGTAACCAGGACAACAGG CCACTAGCGAAGGAACTAGGCATAAAGGTGGTTCCAACATTCAAGATTCTGAAGAACAATAAGATCGTTAAAGAAGTCACTGGAGCAAAACTTGATGATTTAGTAGCAGCAATTGAGGGTGTGCGATcaagttaa
- the LOC107020347 gene encoding biotin carboxyl carrier protein of acetyl-CoA carboxylase, chloroplastic-like — translation MTTSFGTTATATPAASASPAVFPAKNAPKSLTLLPFCHHRHYNHLRSKLSITPKLRFSCKGLQSNWNHSVVTRAQSNEVALGGSSNNAATPITQSEEVKSPSETSSATSVSEEAISNFISQVSSLVKLVDSRDVVELQLKQFDCEIVIRKKEALPQPPAPVPAQAPFIQSYHVPSIQSNAPPPPAPAPAPAPIQTPAPSPAAAKSDSSLPPLKSPMAGTFYRSPAPGEPAFVKVGDKVQKGQVLCIIEAMKLMNEIEADRSGTIVEVVAEDGKPVSVDTPLFVIKP, via the exons ATGACGACGTCGTTCGGAACAACGGCGACGGCGACACCGGCAGCATCTGCTTCACCGGCAGTATTTCCGGCCAAAAATGCCCCGAAATCCTTGACTTTGCTACCTTtctgccatcatcgccattacaATCATTTGCGTTCCAAATTATCTATCACGCCCAAACTCCGATTCTCCTGTAAG GGTTTACAATCTAATTGGAATCATTCAGTCGTAACTAGAGCCCAATCGAATGAG GTTGCTCTTGGTGGATCTTCAAATAATGCAGCTACTCCTATTACCCAGTCAGAAGAGGTGAAATCACCAAGTGAGACTTCATCAGCAACTTCGGTATCAGAGGAAGCAATATCTAACTTTATTAGCCAAGTTTCAAGCCTTGTCAA GCTAGTTGATTCTAGGGATGTTGTGGAGCTGCAGTTAAAACAATTTGATTGTGAAATTGTAATCCGTAAGAAGGAGGCACTACCACAACCACCTGCTCCTGTTCCTGCACAAGCTCCATTTATACAATCATATCATGTACCATCTATACAATCTAATGCACCCCCtccacctgcacctgcacctgcacctgCTCCAATTCAAACCCCTGCACCTTCTCCAGCTGCAGCAAAGTCTGATTCATCTCTTCCTCCGCTCAAATCCCCAATGGCAGGGACATTCTATAGAAGTCCAGCACCCGGTGAACCGGCATTTGTGAAG GTCGGAGACAAAGTGCAGAAGGGTCAAGTTCTTTGCATTATTGAAGCGATGAAGTTGATGAACGAAATAGAG GCTGATCGATCAGGAACCATCGTTGAGGTTGTTGCTGAAGATGGAAAACCTGTCAGTGTTGATACT CCTCTGTTTGTCATCAAGCCATAG